The Acipenser ruthenus chromosome 45, fAciRut3.2 maternal haplotype, whole genome shotgun sequence sequence ATGTTATTCTTCTCCATTACAAGCACAGACACGATATCAAGTACTGGAACAATAGCAGGCATGTTTAATGATGGCCCGAGGCAGTTCCTTGATGAGAGCTGGATTCTGTTAATAATGGGTGAGTTTATAGAAGCAACTCAAGTCACAGCACTCCCCATTATGTATCTTATGTTGCAGGACTCACTCTTATTAAAGAGCGCTGTCTTGTGCAGTCTTTGTATGTTAGCTGAGTGGGTCTTGCACAAAAGGATGCTAGGAGACTCTCATATCAATAAGGTAAGTTATGCTGCTataaaagaacacattttaaaaagccagaAAATTTGTTTTGatagaaaatgtttgtttttttttactgcgaAATATCTCTGCCTTTTCATCTATTTCTATACAGGCTGGccatttgactgttttttttaaatttttaatttatttttcaccccgttttctccacaatttagacAGTACAGTAATTCTCCACAcagttcaggagaactgaaggtcagtgtgcATCCTCCGAGccccaagccaatcgcctctttacacccaggagctccacagcagagatgagctaccgccccctggaggagaAAGGCCAGCAGGGTCCGCTGTAGTGAGACGAGCTGCCTCCCTATCCCCTAGCCAGAGTCGACGctcctgtggaatccccagctaAGGCCGACGGcgtcgcacagccaggacaggcCATCGTGAAAAAgagatcacaagatcatttatctcGTGGTCTCGAGAAAACCATTCCCCCACCtcgtgatgagattctgggatcaatgtggagtagtggttagggctctggactcttgactggagggtcatgggttcaatcctagttggaggacactgctgctgtactgttGAGCAAGctcctttacctagattgctccagtaaaaacccaactgtataaatgggtaattgtatgtaaaaataatgtgatatcttgtaacaattgtaagtcgccctggataagggtgtctgccaagaaataaataataataataataataataataataataataataataacaaccaaatgagcaagatgggctgaatggcctcctctcgttgtaaactttcttatgttatgttcttaaaacCATTCCGCCATTTCGTGATCTCGAGAAAACCACTCCACCATCTTGTGATCAagatcatttatttcaggatgtctAGAAAATGGAAGAGATTACTTCTCTTTTCCTGACAATTTATCCATCTCAGGAAATGAAAGTAATGACTTCCGTTTGAGTCGTCAGAGAAAGAGGCGGTTATATATAAACAGaagtatgattttttttgttctgtaaatACAAATAGGCAAGCACTTAGGGCTCCATTCTCAAAGCAAGAGTATAGAAATATCTGTCTATACTAGAAAACATTTGTAATAGAATATTTAATATATGGTACTCTGCCAAAGTAATCTGCTCTTATATTCCTTAAGACCGGTGATACCCTACTGGGCAGTAGATGGCAGTACAGCGTGCCCCTGCACAAAGCCATACACACCTGCAGACCAAGATGCAGGTTCGACGAGTCTCTCTTTCAGTAGTAAAGAAACGAGTTGAGGAAAGAAAGAATATTGACCGTTCTTGTGTCTATTTACATTACAGGTCATATTAAGTTCTAAATAACTTAATCGCAGAAATgacaacttattttttttataatctgtaTTATAAAAGCAAGTCCTGCTGTTTCGTGTttgtgattaaatgattaaagattaatcatttaatcacacctgtgggctttgatcaataaaaaaaatggattgattAATCTTGTGTACCTGAGTGCGGTATAAAAACTggtgtgcaaaaaataaattgcGGAGGGTATTTACTGGAAGGTacacccaatatttcacaatatctcagaatgaagagAAAAGACTGCTACTTGCAACATCTgtgctttcctttcacagcaGAACTACAAGTTTATCCTATCATCTTGTCGCAAGTaagcagatttttctttttaatcaacgtgtttctttcaaacggTATCAGAAATTTAACAGCTACTGTATATCTTGCTTTCTCTTCAGCTAACgataataaaatagcactcagtaaGTTACCTTCGTTAGTCCGAAACTTGAAAGCTTACGAATCCAAAATGGATCTTGTAAATCCAGTAGTCTAGGTTGTAGTGAGCTGGGAATTGACAGGAATATATTCGCGCTTGgcgtatttttaattattttcttttagacGGGGTATTTGGCTGAAGGAAACGCAAACGGCCTGTACagctcaaaagaaaatgtcagattgcgtcactaaaagtgattacttgtaattgtctttcagtGCAATTTTATATATCACTAACTAACAGATGTGATCAAATCCGATTGATCGATCGCGtagatcaatagaaaatgtcaagatgaAAAGCCCATATATAGTGTATATTGCAGTCGTAAACGCTTGCTAAGCACTGTGTGCTGGCTCACCTGGAACCCCTCAGCGTGGAGGTATAGGCACACTCCCGAGCCACCTGCCTGGCCAATGAGAACAGCTCCACTCTGCGCAGCAGAAGGGCGTTGTCACGGATACAGAACTGCGCAGCTGCTTCATTGATCGTCAGCTGAAAACACAAAGAGGACAAACAATATGATAATCTGTTAGAAAACAAAGTTGCTATCCTGGCATTTACCCAGTAATATATTTGAATTTCTCTTTTTGAAACGGCTTTAATTCATGAATTTGCAGCTTGGGCACTCAAGCCTGTGCAACACCTTAATGCTTCCCATCTCACTCCAGAAGATCCATATGAAAACCACAAACAGAATACGATCTTAAATTGACATTAAATGTAGATTACATTAAGCATCCCTTTAATgtcattgtttttcatttaaattatgttactagttttgtaactagaaaaaaaataacaattgcactTTTACATATAGTCCAATATTTGCCTTGGGAAGTTATACTGAACCACTggaccagatttaaaaaaagtttagttaATAAAATATGGGCCTTGGCTAATGCTAAGGAACTAGAAACTATAAAACAgaccacaaataaaaaatgtgcataatTTAGTGATAGTTCAGTCTTAAATAACTAGAAATACATACAGTTTTATCACAGTCTTACCGCACACTTTGTGAGATGAAATTATGACTAAGTGTTAGAAAAGCAGCACAATGCAACTTAATTGAATGACTTGACATGTTAAAACACTGTTACCAGGTGTAGACCCAGCCCAGTGTTGTGCTGCCAGTGCAGCTAGCTGTGCCTGTGCTGTACCTCGTGGGCGCTGAGCTGCTTGCCCTCCCTCCTCTTGGAGTCGAAGCGCCCGTAGATCAGGCTGTACTTCCGGATTTCCTCCTCTTTAGCCGGGTCGCTGTTCTCCATGTTGAAGATGTGCCCCACCGTCTTCGCCAGCTTCTTGTTGAGCTTCAGCAGGGCTTTGACCTCGCTGGGCTCAGCGCAGGGCATGGTCTTCATGAGCCGATCCACGCTTTCAGTCACGGCACGGGCAGCTTCGGGCTCCAGCCGCCCCCCCgggactggagaggaggtggCAGGGGGGGTGGGCGGCGGGCTCGGCTGCTCTTCATCCTGGCTGTTCCCATCAGGCTCCGGGGTGTGGCGGCCGAACGGAGAGAGCTGCAGTTTGTCCCGGGAGAGCTCGGAGGTCTGGGAGGATGGGCTCTTTGGGCTCGAGCTACGCTGGGGAGTGAGGCCAGACCTCTCCTGCTCTCCAGGGGAGTTCGACGCATGTCCGTTGCTCAGAGATTTGCGCCCCCCAGTGGTGTCGGAGATCTTGAAGAGAGGGATGCTGTTGACTGGGACGTTGTTCAGGGTTTGGTTGAAAAGGCTGGGGTTGGTCGCCCACTCACGCAGGGCCTTCTGCAGCCGACGGACGTGCAGGGGCTTGGTTGCCATGCCGACAAGCGCCATGATCTCCAAGAACTCCTCCTCGCCCGCCTCACACAGCTGCTGCACGTCGTCGCCGCCCTGCTGGATGAAGGTGTCGTAGTAGGCCAGCAGGTTGGCTCGCTGTAGAACGCGGTATAGTTGGAGTTCACCAAGGGTTCGTGGCAGGGACATGGCAGACCCCTCAACCTGCAAACACAGACAAACCACACTTAGTGTAACAGACCACGTTCAGTGTAACAGACCACACTCATTATAACACTGTTTccgtgtttattcattttattttttggtgcttatttttagctatttttgagttttatgcaaatatttttttcagggcttttgctttttatgtactgtatgaaattattgttttcggttactttccaaaatgcttgggtgtttttttctgtcacaatatgtatagtaactcgacagtacttgcacacttaagttgtaccttctttccttcacgttcctgtgtgcattgcactttggCAAAAAAAGAAACTTGGCTATCAGAgcgatggagacgaatataatattacacactgtataggaaagacaggcaggtcAGAAGAGGCTGAGGGGGttgcgctatacataagaaatagccttgaagcccaggtgttaaatctatAAGaaaatatgggtcagaataatggacaaaactTCGAAAGGgcataataggggcatgctatagaccgccaaattcagacgcagagcaaaataatctgttatacagtgacattcaaaatgcgtgtagaaaaggagaagccatactaatgggggatttcaacttctcctgtataaaatgggaaaaccggGTAGGGAGCACGACAGactaaattgaaatggtagaaatgacaaatgactgcttcctaacgcaatttgtcaaggcaccgactagaggggaggcatgccttgatttagtcttttcaaataatgaagacagaataactaaaacagaggtcagagagccattggcaaactcagaccacaacatggtctcattttaaatattttttaaaacccaaaaagtaacgactaaagctaaggtttacaattttagaaaagcaaactatgaaggcatGAAACTGAGACTAAcaaaagtagattggagtaaaatagggaaaacatccacagaaaaaggatggctgtttttcaaaaatgtagtactagaggcgcaaaacaattacatcccaaaaagtagacaaatcaaaatctaaaaatgGCCAGAATGGTTTAATACatcaacatcaacaatggataattgcaaagcatatgacatggtttatttagatttccacaaagcttttgacaaagtcctgcataaaagatgaattctcaaactgaacgcagtagggattcaaggaaatgcatgcacatggattagggagtggttaacatgtagaaaacagaaagtactgattagaggagaaacctcaaaatggagcgaggtaaccagtggtgtaccacagggatcagtattaggtcctctgctattcctaatctacattaatgatttagattctggtatagtaagaaaacatgttaaatttgcagacgacacaaaaatagaaggagtggcaaacactgttgcagcagcaaaggtcattctaaatgatctagacagcattcagaactgggcagacacatggcaaatgacatttaatagagaaaagtgtaaagtattgcatgcaggcaataaaaatgtgcattataaataccatatgggagatactaaaattaaaggagtttatgttggctcagaaatgtcttcatctagacaatgtggggaagctataaaaaagtccaacaaaatgcttggatatgtagtgaaaagtgttgaatttaaatcaagggaagtaatgttaaaactctacaatgcattagtaaaatctcatctagaatattgtgtccagttctgtcatctcgctacaaaaaggatactgctgctctagaaagagtgcaaagaagtgtgaccagaattatcccgggtttaaaaggcatgtcatatgcacacaggctaaaataactgaatctattcagtcttgaacaaagaagaatacgcggcgatctgattcaagcattcaaaattctaaaagacactttttatttttttattttttttacacagagaattgtgggagtctggaaacaactccccagtagtgctgttgaagctgacaccctgggatccttcaagaagctgtttgatgagattctgggattaataagctactaacaaccaaatgagcaagatgggccgaatggcctcccctcgtttgtaaactttcttgtgttcttaagcAGTCCCATAGTCAACACAAAAATAGTCGACTAGTCACCACTTTGAAAACAAGAATAGATCCTGTATTTGGTAATGCTGGTGCTGTCTTTGTGAACACACTGGTTTGCAGATCGTGTATTTGGTAATGCTGGTGCTGTCTTTGTGAACACACTGGTTTGCAGATCCTGTATTTGGTAATGCTGGTGCTCTTGTGAAGACACTGGTTTGCAGATCCTGTATTTGGTAATGCTGGTGCTCTTTGTGAACACACTGGTTTGCAGATCGTGTATTTGGTAATGCTGGTGCTGTCTTTGTGAACACACTGGTTTGCAGATCCTGTATTTGGTAATGCTGGTGCTCTTGTGAAGACACTGGTTTGCAGATCCTGTATTTGGTAATGCTGGTGCTCTTTGTGAACACACTGGTTTGCAGATCGTGTATTTGGTAATGCTGGTGCTGTCTTTGTGAACACACTGGTTTGCAGATCCTGTATTTGGTAATGCTGGTGCTGTCTTTGTGAACACACTGGTTTGCAGATCCTGTATTTGGTAATGCTGGTGCTGTCTTTGTGAACACACTGGTTTGCAGATCGTGCATTTGGTAATGCTGGTGCTGTCTTTGTGAACACACTGGTTTGCAGATCGTGTATTTGGTAATGCTGGTGCTCTTTGTGAACACACTGGTTTGCAGATCCTGTATTTGGTAATGCTGGTGCTGTCTTTGTGAACACACTGGTTTGCAGATCCTGTATTTGGTAATGCTGGTGCTCTTTGTGAAGACACTGGTTTGCAGATCCTGTATTTGGCAATACTGGTGCTGTCTTTGTGAACGCACTGGTTTGTAACACTGTTctgtttgtgcactatattttaaaactgcttggatggttttttttagaaaacaataaTGTATTCCATAGTGTCTTGTGCTCTATTTGTACAGGTTTGTTTGTGCAGTGCGATTAGTCCACTAGCTGTGTCTGCTGACTGACAGCTATGGAACTCACTCTCCCTCCTCCGACACCATTTTCTAGCAAGACGATATGAAAAGTGCGTTTGCATATAGGACTGACTTGTACTACTGAAGCGCTTTTTGGTTTTAGGCATTAGCCACAGTGCTTGTTTTCACTGTAAAGGAAAGTAACATTATTGTCTCATCAGTCTCACAAGTGAAATCACTAAGTCAGTCGCTTGAAATGTCTTAATTGTGTCTGTGCTTTTCACCACCATGTTTTGCATCCTTGTGAGGGTTCTGTTCTCTGATATCGAGTTCTCCTCCTTTTCCTTTAGACACTGACAGGTACAGACAGATGAACACTGCCTAACACTCAACACACTTCATTCCATTTAAATCCTGTGACAACGGTGACCTCTCAACTCTGCAAGCACCAACGCACTCTATATGAATGTAGAGGTCACACTGTAACATGGTTGAGTAGAACAAGGAGGTCTGCTAGTGCAgttagaattctccagacaagctcaaagcaaagactcaatgACACATGTTTCGACTAGAAGACTCTCAATGTCTTCACTGAGAAGACTGCCAATGGAattttttgtcatttaattttagaCGTTTTAGTCTTACCAAATAAACCACCATGCAGGGATTTATAGtgtggatgcagcagtttatagCTCACAGTAATCCATCATCTACAGTCTTTTTCAGCTGTAATTAGTTTCTCAGAATGCAGGAAATAGTGGATTTTACActtaatctatttatttatgtttgactGCCAATTACATCAATTTGGTTATAAAATGTCTAATTATACATCATCATGTCTGATATGGGCACATATCGGAGAGGCTGCTATGGCTGGGTTTGCCTTCCATTTCCAAAGTGCATAAGAAAGTAACCCGAACCGGGGTCCCACTGCACTGAACAGGACAGCGGCAGCGCTGCAGACGCAGAGTACGCAAACGCTCCGGGCTCCGGTTCAAGGAGCAGCGATTCAGGGGGATTTAAGTTTACTTTTTAACCAGAACTTAGAATTTTGTAGTATTGTAGTGATTCGATGAAAGCGATCCTGAAACACAAATGTAGTCACAGAATGAGACGGGCTAAGCTGGCTGGCAGTGGCACAAAACTCATTCTCAGCCCTCGCTAAGGACAAGTTTATTTATGAAAAAGGAGGTGTTTATGAGTTCACACGAGGAAATAATATCGACTGGTACACGAATTTAACtgcttatttttttaagtatttatacCGGTAATCAAATATAATGTCTTCTCATAAAAACTACCGCGCTTACCATGCCAAAATATTGGCGCTTAAGGCGCCCAATCGGCTAGCACGGTACGGGACCCGGACACTGCTGAACAGTACTCAGTACTGCTGCTGGAACTGCTGCAGCTGAACTAAAAAACCCGTAAGGACAGGACTGAGAGGACACGGTGCAGTGTGCCCTGGTGCTAACGGGCGACATGATTAACACACAGGGTTAATGTTCTTGCAAAAACGATGTACCATTGTCAATTTAAAAGTATTATCAATAATATAATAGATTTTTAAGTGTTCAAATATAATTTACCACCACGGTTTGCCATGCATGCGTTACTGACGGTGgcaacattatttatatatatatatatatatatatatatatatatatatatatatatattgtatttttaaatgtccgATTTTAGTGTTGCATTAACAAATCGAAACGAACTTACTTCCgtatttaatcaaataaaaaaacaaaccatctcGTTCCAGAAGACTACTGAAAACATatcttaaatataaatacataataagcAGATAAATAGACACATAGTCTCTCGCCCTACCTCGCTCAGATCCGGCAGGCTCGTTGCTTTCTTCTGTGCTCGAGATGCAGGTGGGCGCTCGCTCGCGCAGACGGGTGGTATCACAGCCGCCAGCTTCACCTCACGAGAGAGGAGCAGGACGTCGTCACACCGCCTCGGTCCGCTCAAACTATCCGAAGAAAAAGATGGATTTCTTTTAACCCTTTGTCCATGTACTTATTTGGACTTGTTTGAAGTTTCCTGCGTGAGCTCGCACGCCTCCTGTGTCCCTGGGTTTGTATTTTGAGACGGTGCTGCTCGGAGTTTTTCTTCTCGTGTGAGTTACTGCTGTTACTTTCTTTCTCCGTGGTTGCCTGTGTTTGCTGGCTGCTGTCCTCCCTCGGCGGTTCGCATTGTTAATGACAGGCTTGTTGCTGGGTGTGTGGGTGAGAGAGACCCGGGGGCGGACTGCAGCGCGCCATCTGACCGAAAAAGAGCTTTCCTCTCCCGGGGAGAGAGGCGGCTTTGAATGTGGGGGCGTGGAGTTGATTTTGTAAGGGGTGGGGGATATTACACAGCAGTGGTATTTGTTTTAACTCCTTCTTTCCACTAACAAACAGATGCATAAAACTGGTCGAAAGTCCCACTGACACACAGCCTACTGTGCGGTCAAGAATAATCTAACACGATTCATATAGATCATGTTCAAGTGGTGGGAGAATCTGAAACGGTCAACTGTATTTGATACAAAACATATCGCAGAATCGTTGACACAAAAGTGAGTTTTTATTGGCCACCCAGTAAATGTTGCTCGTGCGCCTGCTGTTTGACAGCGTGTTTTTATTCAAGTTGTCTTTGATCGTAATTCGGGATTTCCTTTAGCCGTGGGCCTGCTGTGTTCATGGCTTCATTTATTGTTGTAATGCATCTAATCAGTCGTTTTATATTGCTTTATTTcgttgtatatgttttttttctcttcaatgATTAGCTTTAAAATACAAGCTGTGCGTGTGGGGGCGATGCGTGGGACTGAGCGTTTCTAATCGGCTTGGAGTGTGACGCACCAGAGGAAGGGGCTTCCCCAGTGACGTACTGAATACCACATAAGGCACACCCGTTCTGCATTGAGATTTTCCACAGATTTGAAAGCTGTTCTTTTTTGTAGATTTTACAACTATGGATTTAAACTGGGGACCTTGTGTAAACATGTGtaaacaaaaagggagacaaaaccgaaccaggtaactacagaccagtaagcctgacctttattatatgtaaacttatggaaactataataatttcccaaatggaaaattacctacatggtaacaatatcctgggaggcaagcagcatggttttaggaaagggagatcatgtctaactaacctgcttgattttttttgaggatgcagcatcgacaatggataattgcaaagcatacgacatggtttatttagatttagattttgacaaagtcccgcataaaggATTAATTCTCAacctgaacgcagtagggattcaaggaaatgcatgcacatggattagggaatggttaacatgtagaaaacagaaagtactgattagaggagaaacctcaaaatggagcgaggtaaccagtggtgtaccacagggatcagtattaggtcctctgctattcctaatctacattaatgatttagattctggtatagtaagcaaactcgttaaatttgcagacgacacaaaaataggaggagtggcaaacactgttgcagcagcaaagggcattcaaaatgatctagacagcattcagaactgggcagacacatggcaaatgacatttaatagagaaaagtgtaaagtattgcatgcaggaaataaaaatgtgcaatacaaatatcatatgggagataatgaaattgaagaagggaactgtgaaaaagacctaggcgtttatgttgactcagaaatgtcttcatctagacaatgtggtgaagctataaaaaatgccaatgctcggatatattgtgagaagtgttgaatttaaatcaagggaagtaatgttaaaactttacaatgcattagtaagacctcacctagaatattgtgttcagttctggtcacctcgttacaaaaaggatattgctgctttagaaagtgcaaagaagagcaacaagaattatcccgggttttaaagacatgtcgtatgcagacaggctaaaagacttgaatctattcagtcttgaacaaagaagactatgctatgaactgattcaagcattcaaaatcctaaaaagtattgacaatgtcgacctaggggacttttttgacctgaaaaagaaacaaggaccaggggtcacaaatggagattagataaaggggcattcagaacagaaaataggaggcacttttttacacagagaattgtgagggtctggaaccaactccccagtaatgttgttgaagctgacaccctgggatctttcaagaagctgtttgatgagattctgggattaatagtctactaacaaccaaacgagcaagatgggccgaatggcctcccctcgtttgtaaactttcttatgttcttcttatgttcttatgctgtcAGACCACTTTAATTCAGTCATTATAATATAACATTCAATCTACCCAAAAACACTCAACATCTACAACACCGGCCAAGTTAAAAGGACTAGTCatctgctgaataatattatttccaggtttcatgacaattggatttGTGCTTCTCCAGATATATGTGACAATGTGTCTTATTGCTTACTCCAATGGTCTAGCAGCAGTTAGACCATGTGACCTAAAGCACCAGTACCAGAATGCAGCAGTCTatctatatttacatatctttaataacacaaaaacagcaaAGAACTTCACAGTTCTCAGAACAAATATCATGTTCATATTTTGTACTGCCCCTTCTCTGTCTATTATGCTATAACATGTATTGTGTTGAAACACATTTGAGAGGAAAGTTGCAAATGAAAGTGCAAAGCAGGTAAGATTGATGGCGTTgttttgttagctataattactGTGAAGTATCAGAACATCTtgctgtgcactgtgtgtgtccTGGCTTCTGAATAACTCTGGAGGCAGAACAGAACTCCAGCGTTGTTAGTATTCCTAGCTAGGAGAATGCAGCCATTGTTTCTAAAGGACAATATTCATCTGTGTGTCACTTACTAACCCAGCAACAACCAGGGCCCTCCTGTGAAGGGATGAACACATTTTCAGTATTTCACCAGAATTCCAATTATCTTGAATCATGTTTAGACTTTTAGTAGTTCTTCCTCTCCCACACACTCTTCCTCAGTCTAGGAGGGGCATGAAAACTTGAGTTGAtatagttaacccaaaccaatacacagaaaccaggaccagaggacacaggtgGAAATTAAGTGGATATAGACTTGAGAAAGAGGGAAGGAGGCAGTTCCTCAcacagagtgctgagggtatggaatggataCCTCCTGCTGTTCATGGTGAATCACTGAGATTaaaattttttatttcttaggacgcccttatccaggaagacttacagttgttacaaaatatcactttaCAATATACCACAAATATCAAATAAGAAActataaacacagtaaataattacgtttgagagtgaTTTCGACTAAGCAGTTAGacttacagtaaaaaatatttggttataagagtaaattccattaagagcaagtagtataATAAGaaagatttcaaataagagcaattacaaaaacgtgAATacagttacctttaagagtaaaatcaaatacaagatacaaaaatagttataattcagagcagtagtagaatacaacAAAGTGTGgcgcagttcagtgcaagtacaagctgatgcaagtgctggtacagttgggtgccatatagtccagtatagtcgagggGCTGTAAAGTTTGCAGATGCTGTCTATTTACAGATCCTTTAAGACTCGATTTGACAGAgttttgagattattattattatttatttcttagcagatgcccttatccagggtgacttacaatcgtaagcaaatacataaatacaggattaaatgcagtaaaatagggggcagataagagcaagtaaagcgcatttaaggaagggtgataagtgtcccaggggaaaaacaggagttctacaggtgc is a genomic window containing:
- the LOC131720895 gene encoding NGFI-A-binding protein 2-like isoform X3, producing MSLPRTLGELQLYRVLQRANLLAYYDTFIQQGGDDVQQLCEAGEEEFLEIMALVGMATKPLHVRRLQKALREWATNPSLFNQTLNNVPVNSIPLFKISDTTGGRKSLSNGHASNSPGEQERSGLTPQRSSSPKSPSSQTSELSRDKLQLSPFGRHTPEPDGNSQDEEQPSPPPTPPATSSPVPGGRLEPEAARAVTESVDRLMKTMPCAEPSEVKALLKLNKKLAKTVGHIFNMENSDPAKEEEIRKYSLIYGRFDSKRREGKQLSAHELTINEAAAQFCIRDNALLLRRVELFSLARQVARECAYTSTLRGSRLNPDDINGPALKKIKQEVTVSECVSSSRDLVGGQQGTPESSAPGFHHATDEDSLSGESLDGHTQEYEEKVTDSSRPSRRSSSCSSREEQESGCK
- the LOC131720895 gene encoding NGFI-A-binding protein 2-like isoform X2 gives rise to the protein MSLPRTLGELQLYRVLQRANLLAYYDTFIQQGGDDVQQLCEAGEEEFLEIMALVGMATKPLHVRRLQKALREWATNPSLFNQTLNNVPVNSIPLFKISDTTGGRKSLSNGHASNSPGEQERSGLTPQRSSSPKSPSSQTSELSRDKLQLSPFGRHTPEPDGNSQDEEQPSPPPTPPATSSPVPGGRLEPEAARAVTESVDRLMKTMPCAEPSEVKALLKLNKKLAKTVGHIFNMENSDPAKEEEIRKYSLIYGRFDSKRREGKQLSAHELTINEAAAQFCIRDNALLLRRVELFSLARQVARECAYTSTLRGSRLNPDDINGPALKKIKQEVTVSECVSSSRDLVGGQQGTPESSAPGFHHATDEDSLSGESLDGHTQGLGSRSSLSLSPCPPTDPTPTPTWSRHLMQQTLMDEGLRLARLVSHDRVGKLCLRATGSVQPTGEAAAAAAERSRRAAANENVVPFK
- the LOC131720895 gene encoding NGFI-A-binding protein 2-like isoform X1, whose amino-acid sequence is MSLPRTLGELQLYRVLQRANLLAYYDTFIQQGGDDVQQLCEAGEEEFLEIMALVGMATKPLHVRRLQKALREWATNPSLFNQTLNNVPVNSIPLFKISDTTGGRKSLSNGHASNSPGEQERSGLTPQRSSSPKSPSSQTSELSRDKLQLSPFGRHTPEPDGNSQDEEQPSPPPTPPATSSPVPGGRLEPEAARAVTESVDRLMKTMPCAEPSEVKALLKLNKKLAKTVGHIFNMENSDPAKEEEIRKYSLIYGRFDSKRREGKQLSAHELTINEAAAQFCIRDNALLLRRVELFSLARQVARECAYTSTLRGSRLNPDDINGPALKKIKQEVTVSECVSSSRDLVGGQQGTPESSAPGFHHATDEDSLSGESLDGHTQGLGSRSSLSLSPCPPTDPTPTPTWSRHLMQQTLMDEGLRLARLVSHDRVGKLCLRATGSVQPTEYEEKVTDSSRPSRRSSSCSSREEQESGCK